A region from the Panicum hallii strain FIL2 chromosome 1, PHallii_v3.1, whole genome shotgun sequence genome encodes:
- the LOC112900512 gene encoding heavy metal-associated isoprenylated plant protein 47-like, giving the protein MAKQKIVIKVQMASDRCRSRALALVAATGGVDSVALAGDGKDQVVVVGEGVDSIKLTSALRKKVGGAELVQVGEDKKEEKKPAPAPTVAAPEYYSQWYYHPYPPPPPPHLAGAVYDHHAAGYGYYPRSDTCSIM; this is encoded by the exons ATGGCTAAG CAAAAGATCGTGATCAAGGTGCAGATGGCGAGCGACCGGTGCCGGTCCCGGGCGCTGGCGCTGGTGGCGGCCACGGGCGGGGTGGACTCCGTGGCGCTCGCCGGCGACGGCAAGGACCAGGTCGTCGTGGTGGGCGAGGGCGTCGACTCCATCAAGCTCACCAGCGCGCTGCGCAAGAAGGTGGGCGGCGCGGAGCTGGTGCAGGTCGGCGAGGACaagaaggaggagaagaagccGGCGCCGGCTCCCACCGTCGCCGCGCCCGAGTACTACAGCCAGTGGTACTACCACCCCtaccctccgccgccgccaccgcaccTGGCCGGCGCCGTCTACGACCACCACGCCGCCGGGTACGGCTACTACCCGCGGTCGGACACCTGCTCCATAATGTAA
- the LOC112876570 gene encoding late embryogenesis abundant protein D-34-like, translated as MSQPQPVRAGDVYPASADHHEARRERDKVIGQGQEEQRGGGGGLHVTETDLPAGKRMVTASAGGQVMAQFTVPVADRNVAEATDAVTVGEALQAAAQTSAGGRPVGPADAAAVQAAEMRATGLGGNLPGGVAAAAQRAAEANAARSAAGGGRGAEAVTLRDVVGAAAEALPANKVATREDAEKVAATAARNEGKAGAGAGGAAGGKKGGVVDAVAAAADMNEGRMM; from the exons ATGAGCCAGCCCCAGCCCGTCCGCGCCGGCGACGTGTACCCGGCGTCCGCCGACCACCACGAGGCGCGCCGCGAGCGGGACAAGGTCATAGGGCAAGGCCAGGAGgagcagcgcggcggcggcggcggcctgcacgtCACCGAGACCGACCTCCCCGCCGGCAAGCGCATGGTCACCGCCAGCGCCGGCGGCCAG GTGATGGCGCAGTTCACCGTGCCGGTGGCGGACCGGAACGTCGCGGAGGCCACGGACGCGGTCACCGTGGGTGAGGCCctccaggcggcggcgcagacgTCGGCGGGGGGCAGGCCGGTGGGCCCCGccgacgcggcggcggtgcaGGCCGCGGAGATGCGCGCGACGGGGCTGGGCGGCAACCTCcccggcggcgtggcggccgcggcgcaGCGGGCCGCGGAGGCGAACGCGGCGAGGTCAGCGGCGGGGGGTGGCCGCGGAGCAGAGGCGGTGACGCTGAGGGACGTGgtgggcgccgccgcggaggcgcTGCCGGCCAACAAGGTGGCCACGAGGGAGGACGCAGAGAAGGTGGCGGCCACCGCGGCGCGCAACGAGGGGAAGGCGGGGGCAGGCGCCGGCGGTGCCGCCGGAGGAAAGAAGGGTGGCGTCGTCgacgcggtggcggcggccgcggacaTGAACGAGGGGCGGATGATGTAA
- the LOC112873085 gene encoding heavy metal-associated isoprenylated plant protein 47-like, with translation MKQKIVIKVQMSCDKCRSKALALVAAAGGVDSVAIAGADRDQVVVVGEGVDSIHLTTALRRKVGPAHILQVGENTKEADKKPPAAHPLPDYYPWCYPPPPAQPAGFLCDPYGYTRTESSGCSIM, from the exons ATGAAG CAAAAGATCGTGATCAAGGTGCAGATGAGCTGCGACAAGTGCCGGTCCAAGGCGCTGgcgctggtggcggcggcgggcggcgtcgACTCCGTGGCGATCGCCGGCGCCGACAGGGACCAGGTCGTCGTCGTGGGCGAGGGCGTCGACTCCATCCACCTCACCACCGCGCTGCGCAGGAAGGTCGGGCCCGCGCACATCCTGCAGGTCGGCGAGAACACGAAGGAGGCGGACAAGAAGCCGCCGGCGGCGCACCCTCTGCCCGACTACTACCCGTGGTgctacccgccgccgccggcgcagccGGCCGGCTTCCTCTGCGACCCCTACGGCTACACGCGGACAGAGAGCAGCGGCTGCTCCATAATGTAG
- the LOC112879973 gene encoding uncharacterized protein LOC112879973 translates to MKQKIVIKVEMPCDRCRSKALALVAATGGVHSVAIAGDARDQVVVVGDGVDSVRLASALRRKVGPAEIVQLASQAKDEGGGNKAPAASAPAPGVPAQYAPTAWYYQYPPPASVVREPPAAGYAYGYEARADESCSVM, encoded by the exons ATGAAG CAAAAGATCGTGATCAAGGTGGAGATGCCGTGCGACCGGTGCCGCTCCAAGGCGCTGGCCCTGGTGGCGGCAACGGGCGGGGTCCACTCCGTGGCGATTGCCGGCGACGCCCGGGAccaggtcgtcgtcgtcggcgacGGCGTCGACTCCGTCAGGCTCGCCAGCGCGCTGCGCAGGAAGGTCGGGCCGGCGGAGATCGTGCAGCTCGCCTCCCAGGCCAAGGACGAGGGCGGCGGCAACAAggcccccgccgcctccgcccccgcccccggcgtgCCGGCCCAGTACGCGCCGACCGCGTGGTACTACCAgtacccgccgccggcgagcgtcgtGCGCGAACCCCCCGCCGCCGGGTACGCGTATGGGTACGAGGCGCGGGCCGACGAAAGCTGCTCCGTAATGTAG